The Sebastes fasciatus isolate fSebFas1 chromosome 13, fSebFas1.pri, whole genome shotgun sequence genome includes a region encoding these proteins:
- the LOC141779994 gene encoding fructose-bisphosphate aldolase A-like produces MTHACPFLSTEQKKELSVIAQRIVAAGKGILAADESTGSMAKRFQGINAENTEENRRLYRQLLFTADERVNPCIGGVIFFHETLYQKTDDGKLFPQLVKEKGMVVGIKVDKGVVPLAGTNAETTTQGLDGLYERCAQYKKDGADFAKWRCVLKITPTTPSELAIKENANVLARYASICQMHGIVPIVEPEILPDGDHDLQRCQYVTEKVLAGVYKALSDHHVYLEGTLLKPNMVTAGHSCSKKYAPQEIAMATVTALRRTVPPAVPGVTFLSGGQSEAEATINLNAINKCALHKPWALTFSFGRALQASALKAWGGKKENGKACQEEYIKRALNNSKAALGKYEASGEQGAAQESLFVADHAY; encoded by the exons ATGACTCATGCGTGTCCCTTTCTGAGTACTGAGCAGAAGAAGGAGCTCAGTGTTATCGCTCAGAGGATCGTAGCTGCTGGAAAAGGCATCCTGGCAGCCGATGAATCCACAG GCAGCATGGCCAAGCGCTTCCAGGGCATCAACGCCGAGAACACGGAGGAGAACAGGAGGCTTTACCGCCAGCTCCTCTTCACCGCCGACGAGCGGGTCAACCCCTGCATCGGCGGCGTCATCTTCTTCCACGAGACCCTCTATCAGAAGACAGACGACGGCAAGCTCTTCCCCCAGCTGGTCAAAGAGAAGGGCATGGTAGTGGGCATCAAGGTGGACAAGGGTGTGGTTCCCCTCGCTGGCACCAACGCAGAGACCACCACTCAAG GTCTGGATGGACTCTACGAGCGCTGTGCTCAGTACAAGAAGGACGGCGCCGACTTTGCCAAGTGGCGATGCGTGTTAAAGATCACCCCCACCACCCCGTCCGAGCTGGCCATCAAGGAGAACGCCAATGTGCTGGCCCGCTACGCCAGCATCTGCCAGATG CATGGCATTGTGCCCATTGTGGAGCCCGAGATTCTTCCAGACGGTGACCACGACCTGCAGCGCTGCCAGTATGTGACTGAGAAG GTGTTGGCAGGTGTCTACAAGGCACTGTCCGACCACCACGTCTACCTGGAGGGCACGCTGCTCAAACCCAACATGGTGACTGCCGGACACTCCTGCTCTAAAAAGTACGCCCCTCAAGAGATCGCCATGGCAACTGTTACTGCCCTGCGCCGCACCGTGCCCCCCGCGGTGCCAG GTGTGACCTTCCTGTCAGGTGGTCAGAGTGAGGCAGAGGCCACCATCAACCTGAACGCCATCAACAAGTGCGCCCTGCACAAGCCCTGGGCCCTCACCTTCTCTTTCGGCCGGGCCCTGCAGGCCTCTGCACTGAAGGCCTGGGGAGGCAAGAAGGAGAACGGCAAAGCCTGCCAGGAGGAGTACATCAAGAGAGCTCTG AATAACAGCAAGGCAGCTCTGGGGAAGTACGAGGCCTCTGGAGAGCAGGGAGCAGCTCAGGAGTCTCTGTTTGTGGCCGACCACGCCTACTGA
- the gps1 gene encoding COP9 signalosome complex subunit 1 isoform X1, giving the protein MPLPVQVFNFQGSVEPMQIDADPQEDQQNAPDTNYIVENPTLDLEQYATSYSGLMRIERLQFIAEHCPQLRVEALKMALTFVQRTFNVDTYEEIHRKLTEATREVQGVPDTVPDGGVVPPPLDSAWAESTRKKALLKLEKLDTDLKNYKGNSIKESIRRGHDDLGDHYLDCGDLSNALKCYSRARDYCTSAKHVINMCLNVIKVSVYLQNWSHVLSYVNKAESTPEIAEQRGERDSQNQAVLTKLKCAAGLAELASRKYKPAAKCFLQASFDHCDCPEVSDLLSPSNVAVYGGLCALATFDRQELQRNVISSSSFKLFLELEPQIRDIIFKFYESKYASCLKLLDEMKDNLLLDMYLAPHVKILYSQIRNRALIQYFSPYVSADMTKMSQSFNTTVAALEDELTQLILEGLINARIDSHSKILYARDVDQRSTTFEKSIHMGKEFQRRAKAMILRAAVLRNQIHVKSPPREGSQGELTPANSQTRMSTNM; this is encoded by the exons ATGCCTTTGCCTGTGCAAGTGTTTAACTTTCAG GGGTCTGTGGAGCCCATGCAGATAGATGCAGACCCCCAGGAGGACCAGCAGAATGCTCCGGACACCAATTACATAGTGGAGAACCCAACACTG GACCTGGAGCAGTATGCGACCAGCTACAGCGGGTTGATGCGCATCGAGAGGCTTCAGTTCATCGCTGAGCATTGCCCTCAGCTCCGGGTCGAAGCCCTGAAGATGGCCCTCACCTTCGTCCAGAGGACCTTCAACGTCGACACTTACGAAGAGATCCACCGCAAACTCACAGAGGCCACACG GGAAGTGCAGGGTGTGCCGGACACGGTACCCGATGGTGGGGTCGTTCCTCCTCCCCTGGACTCTGCCTGGGCTGAGTCCACCAGGAAAAAGGCTCTGCTCAAACTGGAGAAACTGGATACCGATCTCAAGAACTACAAGGGAAACTCCATTAAAGAGAGCATCAG GAGAGGCCACGACGACTTGGGGGATCATTACCTGGACTGTGGTGACCTCAGTAACGCCCTCAAGTGCTACTCTCGAGCCAGAGACTACTGCACCAGCGCTAAGCATGTCATTAACATGTGTCTGAATGTCATCAAG GTTAGTGTTTACCTCCAGAACTGGTCCCATGTACTGAGCTACGTCAACAAAGCAGAATCCACGCCAGAGATAGCAGAG CAAAGAGGAGAGCGAGATAGCCAAAATCAAGCAGTCCTCACCAAATTAAAGTGTGCCGCAG GCTTGGCAGAGTTGGCCTCTCGAAAATATAAACCAGCTGCCAAGTGCTTCCTGCAGGCTTCTTTCGACCACTGTGACTGTCCAGAGGTGAGTGAT CTCCTGTCACCCAGTAATGTAGCCGTGTACGGAGGCTTGTGTGCTCTGGCCACATTCGACAGACAGGAGCTCCAACGTAACGTCATCTCCAGCAG CTCCTTTAAGTTATTTCTAGAGTTGGAACCTCAGATCCGCGACATCATCTTCAAGTTCTACGAGTCCAAGTACGCGTCCTGTCTCAAGCTGCTGGATGAAATGAAG GATAACCTCCTGTTGGACATGTACCTGGCCCCACACGTCAAGATACTGTACAGCCAGATCAGGAACAGAGCCCTCATTCAG TATTTCAGCCCCTACGTGTCGGCAGACATGACCAAGATGTCTCAGTCCTTCAACACCACAGTAGCAGCTCTGGAAGACGAGCTCACCCAGCTCATACTGGAGGGGCTCATCAACGCACGGATTGACTCCCATAGCAAG ATTCTGTACGCGAGGGACGTGGACCAGAGGAGCACCACGTTTGAGAAGTCGATCCACATGGGCAAAGAGTTCCAGAGACGAGCCAAAGCCATGATCCTTCGAGCCGCCGTGCTGCGCAACCAGATCCACGTCAAG TCTCCACCCAGAGAAGGCAGCCAGGGTGAGCTGACACCAGCCAACAGCCAGACCAGGATGAGCACCAACATGTGA
- the gps1 gene encoding COP9 signalosome complex subunit 1 isoform X2, whose product MPLPVQVFNFQGSVEPMQIDADPQEDQQNAPDTNYIVENPTLDLEQYATSYSGLMRIERLQFIAEHCPQLRVEALKMALTFVQRTFNVDTYEEIHRKLTEATREVQGVPDTVPDGGVVPPPLDSAWAESTRKKALLKLEKLDTDLKNYKGNSIKESIRRGHDDLGDHYLDCGDLSNALKCYSRARDYCTSAKHVINMCLNVIKVSVYLQNWSHVLSYVNKAESTPEIAEQRGERDSQNQAVLTKLKCAAGLAELASRKYKPAAKCFLQASFDHCDCPELLSPSNVAVYGGLCALATFDRQELQRNVISSSSFKLFLELEPQIRDIIFKFYESKYASCLKLLDEMKDNLLLDMYLAPHVKILYSQIRNRALIQYFSPYVSADMTKMSQSFNTTVAALEDELTQLILEGLINARIDSHSKILYARDVDQRSTTFEKSIHMGKEFQRRAKAMILRAAVLRNQIHVKSPPREGSQGELTPANSQTRMSTNM is encoded by the exons ATGCCTTTGCCTGTGCAAGTGTTTAACTTTCAG GGGTCTGTGGAGCCCATGCAGATAGATGCAGACCCCCAGGAGGACCAGCAGAATGCTCCGGACACCAATTACATAGTGGAGAACCCAACACTG GACCTGGAGCAGTATGCGACCAGCTACAGCGGGTTGATGCGCATCGAGAGGCTTCAGTTCATCGCTGAGCATTGCCCTCAGCTCCGGGTCGAAGCCCTGAAGATGGCCCTCACCTTCGTCCAGAGGACCTTCAACGTCGACACTTACGAAGAGATCCACCGCAAACTCACAGAGGCCACACG GGAAGTGCAGGGTGTGCCGGACACGGTACCCGATGGTGGGGTCGTTCCTCCTCCCCTGGACTCTGCCTGGGCTGAGTCCACCAGGAAAAAGGCTCTGCTCAAACTGGAGAAACTGGATACCGATCTCAAGAACTACAAGGGAAACTCCATTAAAGAGAGCATCAG GAGAGGCCACGACGACTTGGGGGATCATTACCTGGACTGTGGTGACCTCAGTAACGCCCTCAAGTGCTACTCTCGAGCCAGAGACTACTGCACCAGCGCTAAGCATGTCATTAACATGTGTCTGAATGTCATCAAG GTTAGTGTTTACCTCCAGAACTGGTCCCATGTACTGAGCTACGTCAACAAAGCAGAATCCACGCCAGAGATAGCAGAG CAAAGAGGAGAGCGAGATAGCCAAAATCAAGCAGTCCTCACCAAATTAAAGTGTGCCGCAG GCTTGGCAGAGTTGGCCTCTCGAAAATATAAACCAGCTGCCAAGTGCTTCCTGCAGGCTTCTTTCGACCACTGTGACTGTCCAGAG CTCCTGTCACCCAGTAATGTAGCCGTGTACGGAGGCTTGTGTGCTCTGGCCACATTCGACAGACAGGAGCTCCAACGTAACGTCATCTCCAGCAG CTCCTTTAAGTTATTTCTAGAGTTGGAACCTCAGATCCGCGACATCATCTTCAAGTTCTACGAGTCCAAGTACGCGTCCTGTCTCAAGCTGCTGGATGAAATGAAG GATAACCTCCTGTTGGACATGTACCTGGCCCCACACGTCAAGATACTGTACAGCCAGATCAGGAACAGAGCCCTCATTCAG TATTTCAGCCCCTACGTGTCGGCAGACATGACCAAGATGTCTCAGTCCTTCAACACCACAGTAGCAGCTCTGGAAGACGAGCTCACCCAGCTCATACTGGAGGGGCTCATCAACGCACGGATTGACTCCCATAGCAAG ATTCTGTACGCGAGGGACGTGGACCAGAGGAGCACCACGTTTGAGAAGTCGATCCACATGGGCAAAGAGTTCCAGAGACGAGCCAAAGCCATGATCCTTCGAGCCGCCGTGCTGCGCAACCAGATCCACGTCAAG TCTCCACCCAGAGAAGGCAGCCAGGGTGAGCTGACACCAGCCAACAGCCAGACCAGGATGAGCACCAACATGTGA